The DNA window AGAGGAGCCCAACTGTTGGAACACAGACAACTGCAGTTATAGCTACAACGTCCTTCTAAAAAGAAAGAGGTGAATTTATGGTCCTCACCTTTCTGAACTGTCACCTGATGGATATAAGCTGTGGTCCCATCTTCAAGTTCAATGACTTGCCCTTCAATCAGTTTTTCAcctgaaacagttaaaaaattgCCATCAGTGCTGCCTGCAGAGTCCAGTCTTTCTGGTTCCACGAGCTGTCCCCTTTGCCGCATCTTCTCAAGGAACCCAGTCCCACAGAAGACAGCAAAACTGTTACTTATAAGCTGTTATTTATCAACCTTTCCCCTGAATAGCCACAGAGACACTTAACTTCCCAGAAATGTTGGAGCCTCCCTTTCCTAGACAGGAGGATACAAGACAAAGAGCCTCAGTCATCACTTGTTTACAAGCTGCCCTGCACAGCCCTGTAAGCCAAGAAGCAGAAAGAATGATGTATGCTAAGCATTTTGGATCTGAAGTAGAAAGCAATTGCACTTGTGCTGGAGAAAAATTCAACTAGGAGCTTTTGACGGCATCAGCGGGGtctgaagatttattttcttctactttgCTGGAAGGtcaatgcttggaaaaaaattacaggacCAAAAGGGACCTAAAGTGTTTCTATCCATGTTGGGTTGTGAAGACTGGACTCTTAAAATAGCGTAACTCTCAGTAACCTTATAATAACACTCCAGTTACCAAGTTATTTGATGCAGAGAGGACACTGCTCTACCCCACTTGAACCTGAGGAATCCAGGTTGCTTTCACCTGTTGCACAATGtttggggtgtgggtgtgtgtgtgtgtgtgtgtgtgtcacaaaATCTAGTGGTTTTCAAGATAATCCCACTCCACATGTGTAATAAACTTGCAGTGAGttcacacagaaaagaaagcaaaagaacaatCCCCAGGACATGAAGCCTTGCAACTCAACTGTCCTGTTCCGCAGGCTGGGAAACAGCATGTTCCTTTTCTCAGGAACAGTGGGCGGTTAAAGAAGCAGCACCTCCACACACCAAAATAAGGGCAGGTGTTAAATTCCGCACTGGTATCGCTCTGGTTAACCAATGCCAAGCTCAGCACTCCTTTAAGTGAAAAAAGCACTACTGTGAACCAAATTCTATGCGTCCCAGTGAAGTAAAACATCCTGCTCAGCTTCAAGGGAAGTTCAAGTTGAATACAGTCCTGGCAGGCCATAGCGGGAACTCCACTTCCCCAGCTACCCCAGAGAGAACAGGGCTCACTCTAGTCTGAACAGAACCTTTATTTTCTATGGCAACAGCTCTGCCATCTCCAAAGTTTTATTTCCAAACCAGAGGCATGTTTTAGTTCTGCTGCGTCACTCTTCTGTGCAAATCTAACAGATAGCTGCTAGCTTCCTGTACCAAGCAACCATACAAGATCTGTGAGAGTTCGCATGCCATGAGGGCACCTTCAGTAAGTCTGACTTTAATTTCACAGGGTCAATCGAGAGACTTTTAGACTTCACAGCCCAAAGGAACTGTTACCTTTGACAGCCTGCTGAATGTAGGCTGTCGTCCCGTCACTAAGGGTCACTGCTTGCAAGCCCAAGCTCTCCATCCTGCCCCAATGTCTGGTCCTCAGACATGAATTTCACTTTACTCAGTGTGCTCGCAAAGAGCACCGGGACCCAGAGCAAGAGGTTTGTGGAACAGCGAGTTGTCTTCTTTGTTGCAAGccttaaataaaaagaacaattcaaattttatttgttCCCAACATATGTATACTCACTTTTGCACATTATGAAAGGATTGAACTATTTTGGAGATGATAAAGGATTAAACTGGACAAAAGATGCACTCTTCCCATAGCAACAGCAGGCAGGACTAACAATCTGTCCCACAGACAAATACAAGATAAAGCTTATCAAGCCAGTGAACTGACAGACTCTTTTTAGAGATAGCGTAAATGCCACATTCAAGCCCTTCCCATCCTCCAAAGGATCTTTGAAGTCTGAACCTACAGGCTGAGGCTGTCCTGTGCTGGAAGACAGGGGCAGGACGATGAACTCTGTCCCTGGAAGCATCCTcattctctcctccctttcctgtCTAGTTCACAGCCTTCTGAGGAAGAGAATTTTGGGCTATAAGCAGATGATGTTAAAACATCCACAGCCTGACACGAACATTTTGCTAAAGAGGCAGTCTGCTGATAGATTATCTTTTAAAGCAGCTGCAGTGGATTCTACATGAGTAATTTCTGAGATAGcttaatattttatcattttgATTTCCAGAAACAAGTCTGACCGCTCTGTTTGTTactgcagcacccaggggtgcagccAGGCTTTGTGCCACACTTAAAGCCCTCTAAGCCAAGTGCTCCCTACCCCTGACatacagctgctctccagctgcagcatcctctgcctGCTTTGAGGGCTGACACGTCCTGAGAGGCATTGCAGCTCATTTCCCAGCAAAGGCTCCATGCCAGCAGGGTCGCTGGGGCATTGCTGGGGCATCAAAGCCCCTTTGAGTTGCTCTGGCTGCCATGCAAACCGATGTCAGCGCTGCTGGAGGGGCCTGGAAGGGATGCGGCAGGCGCTGCCTGCGGAAAGCCAGGCGTAGGCAGCGGTACGAAGCCACCCAGGGCATGACAAGGGCCGTGCCTCCCGCCTCAGGgcgggctggggacagggcagggcgGGGCACGGCAGGGCCGAGCCTGGCGGCCTGAGGGGCAGGACGGGGCCTGACGCCATGGCGAGCCCTGAGGGGAGCGGAGGGGTGGGCGGACCTCGGTGccctgggggtggcggggagaCGTGGCGGGGCTCCCCCCGTGTTGTTGGCCGAGGAGAGGTGGCGGCAGCAACTCACCGAGGCCCAGTTGCTCCTCGGCCGCcatctcccccccatcccctcaggCCTCCCCCCCACCACTGGCACCGACCTGAGGAAACCCGACGGAGCCGAGTCCGCCGCCTGACCGCCATGCACCGGGGCCCGGCCCCTGCTGGCCTGGCCCCGCCCCGCAACCTGCATAGCGGCAGGGCTTACCGCTCACCTCAGCCGCCCACCCCGTGACATCCAGGTTCCggggcccccggccccgccccccggaaCAGGGCGGGCAAGGCGGCGGTGCGGTCAGTGCGCATGCGCATTGCCCACATTGATGCCGAGCGGCTCATCTTGCCCTCAGGGGCCTGCCCCAGCGGAGAGGTTTAGTGGGTCCTTGCGCGCGTAAACTTAATAAGGAGGTTTTATAGCACTGAAATCCAAGAGGGGGAACCTGTCCCAGCAGCATGGCGTTGTGCTGTTTCCTTCCCGGCGGCTGCTGAGGGGAGGCCGAGGCTCCTGTGATGCCTACCCTCATCACCGCGCTGCCAAGCGGTGGAGGAGCTCCTGGCGTGGTAGCCTGAGGCAGGAGGCAAAGAGACCGCAGCCGTTGGATTAGCGACGAAGGAGATGCGGGCAGGGAACCGCGCGCCGAGGGGAGCCGAGAGGCGGGGAGGGCCCGGGCCGGTTTTCCCCGCCACCCTCCGCCACTCCCCGTATGGCGGCCACGCCGTGCCACCCTCCGCCACTCCCAATATGGCGGCCACGCCGTGCCACCCTCCGCCACTCCCAATATGGCGGCCACGCCGTGCCACCCTCCGCCACTCCGGATAGGCGAAGCGCCGCGTGACCCCATCTCGCGAGATCTCCGCCCCTTTTTATAGCACGCAGGGCCCCATCCACCCCCTTCGGTTCCGGCCAGCCGCCGCCATGAGGTGAGCGCAGGCCCCTGCCGCCCCATCCGCCGCCATCCACTGCCATCCGCGCCCGGCGGGGCGGCCTGGGCGGTCGGTGGGGTACGGGCAGCGGCCGTGGGGTAGCGCGGATGGGCCGGGGCGGGCTCAGGGGTCTTGTCCCCCGCTCCGCGGCCTGCAGCAGGCCCAGGCGGGGTCGGCCCTGAGCCCGCCTTGTCTTCCCCCCCTCGCAGCAGCAAGGTCTCCCGCGACACCCTGTACGAGGCGGTGAaggaggtgctgcagggcagCAAGGTCAAGAAGCGCAAGTAAGAGCCCAGCGCCGTGACGGGCCCGGGCGCCGTGCAGGCCCCCGGGGGTGGGTCTTGCTctcccccagcccggctgggCCCTCACCGGCGccgcttccctctcccctcccgcagGTTTGTGGAGACAGTGGAGCTGCAGATCAGCCTGAAGAACTACGACCCGCAGAAAGACAAGCGGTTCTCCGGCACCGTCAGGTTCGACATCCTCTTGCTCCCACCCAGCCTTCGGCCTGCgccccccccggctgctgccAGGCCCCGCCGCAGGGCAAGGGGGCCATAGCGGGAGGACGCAGCGCTGAACCGCTCGGGTAGTTCAGACCACCCCGGCTAAGCGGGTATGGCTGGACGGACCCCTACCCTGGGTCTTAAAACATGAGGGGAGGTGTGGGAGGcccctgtggtgtccccaccgacctgctggagaaggcaggTTAGAAGCTGTGGAGGAAGATCTCAGGCACTGTGGTAAGGTATCTCCGTGATGGCTCCCATGGAAGTGTGTGCGGTGCTAGCAGTTCATAGTAATTTGGACCTTCTGTCCCCAGGCTGAAGTCAACTCCACGGCCCAAGTTCTCAGTCTGTCTGCTGGGTGACCAGCAGCACTGCGATGAGGCCAAAGCGGTTGACATCCCTCACATGGACATAGAGGCTCTGAAGAAACTCAACAAGAACAAGAAGCTGGTGAAGAAGCTGGGTGAGTTAGTGCTGTGGACTGGGCTCCGAGTCCCCTGGCCAACTCGGGAGGGCTGGGTAAGCAGGATGGTTTTCCCTGTGCTTAGATTTTCATCTCATGGTTAACTGGCAGGAATAGAAAGCTGACCAGAGTCAGCCTGGAGTACAGAAATCTGCCTAGAAACTACCCAGAAGAACAACCAACCTGTTGGGAGTGCAGAAGGTCTGACAGGTCAACACTCCATAAGGGTGCCCTCCGGAAGGAAGGGATATAGGAAGATTGTTCCTGTCTCCCTGAAGGTTTCACCCTTAGTGGCGTTGCTCGCTTTACCAGTCAGGGAGCTGGAGCACAGCAAAATCTGAGTAAAGCTGGAAGAGAAAGTTTGCTTTAGTCCAGCAGTGCTTAAATGAACAGAATAAAATTTGCTTATTTTCACTTGGTAAGAGATAAAACCCTTCCCTCGTTTCAAAGTCATTTTGATACATATCTTGGGCAGACAAGAAAAACTTCCCACTCGGTCCATAATTAGCCATAGAAGCATATGCAAATAGGAAATGACACAGGGTACCAGGGCTTCTAGCTAAGCCTGTCTGAGATGTGCGatacatccatccatccatcgaCACGCACACAGGCTGTGGTAGGAGGCTCCTGGTAGAGCTCAGAGTTCAGTGTCAGTCACCTGCGGCTTGACAAATGCCAGTTTTCTTCAGGGAAACAAACCATACAGTTAAGAGTGTGCTGTCAGGATGTGAAGCTGGGTTCTGGCGGGTTTGGCTGTTGTGACAGGAGTAATTCCTAATACAATATTAGTAAAAACAGCTTAGGTTCAGTTAGGCAGAACTCTGGGCATGTGGAAGTACACGTGTTGAGGGGAAATGGAGCAGCGCAGTCTCAGCTGAGCTGTTAAGTCTCAAGTTGGGTGCAGGAGGTGAGAGTCCATCCTTACCTCCATTGGTTCTCTCCTCACAGCTAAGAAGTACGATGCCTTCCTGGCTTCCGAGTCCTTGATCAAGCAGATTCCTCGAATCCTGGGTCCAGGTCTGAACAAAGCCGGCAAATTCCCTTCTCTCCTCACTCACAATGAGAACCTGGTGGCCAAGGTTGATGAGGTCAAATCTACCATcaaatttcagatgaaaaaggTAAAGCAGGGCTTTTCCTCACCAAGGCATCTCCATACCTGAGGGTGATTTGTGACGAGTGGTCACTTGTATGTGGCTGCCATCTCCAGTCTGGGCTGTAGGTGTCCCTCGCGCATCTAAAACAGCAGCCGGTGACAATCTTCTCTGCAACGAAGGGAGACAGTACCCAGAGCATTCAGCTGCTAGCTGGAAAGGAGGAGTAATTTATCTGTGGTTGAAAGATCTTAGAGCAAATGATTAGGATTTAATCTTGATGTTTCAATGCTGAGCTCAATCAGCCATAATTAATGCTTCTTACAGTAAGTGGGTGACACTGGCAGGGTGGGGCCCACAGGCCAGGCGTTCCCCCGTGGGTCTGTGCATGCACCAGAGCTTTGCCAGAGGCGAGTTTGGGACTTGACTCTGCAAGTGAACtttggagcagctctgcagatatCTGCTCTTGCTGTCAAAGCAAGCTGAGTCCCTGAAACCAAAATAACCCTGTTTGGGCATTTTAATCTCATGTTGGCGGTCTAAATGTGACTCATGGGTATTATTCAGAATTAACTGCCAGCTGAGGTGCATCCTTGGACTCCAGCTGATCTGCGCCTGGGGGCACAACAACTTGGAGGACACAGCAAATGTGATAGTTTGCAAATGCTGGAGCATTTTAAGTAACTGAGCTAATGATGTCCTGACACTTTGCCTGTCAGCTCGCTCGTAAATCCTTTTGTCTTCAGCCTGTGGGGAGCATTGACTTACAAGCTTCTCAGCCGGGCTGGCAGGCAGAGGCTTGGCCTCGCTGTGTCTTCTGTGCGGAAAGAAAGGGCTGGTGGCTCGTGCCCAAAACAAAAAGTGAAGCTGGCGCCATGCTTAGCAAGTGAAGTTTGGAGCGAATCATCTGTACTGCGCCGGGTTAGCGGTTTGTAGGGCAGATGCCAACGCTGCCTAATGAACAGGGTGTGGGAGCGGGGTTAAAGCAGAgctgtgctcctgctccagcGCGGGTTCAGCACAGCTCCTTACAAGTCTCTCCTGCTTCCCCATCTCTAAGTCACCTCTGCACTCTGAGGGAGCCAGACTGACCCAAGCTGTGGTTCAGAGGTGGCATCTGGATGTCATGCCAGATGTTCATGGGTGCCAGCTGCCACAAGCTCTGTGGAAGCACCCATGGATAAGCTGGAGAAGTCATATCCAGCTGCCAGAACGTGAGAAAATACCTTGATAGAGCTGGAGCCCCTccgctatgaggacaggctgagagagttgggggggttcagcctggagaagagaaggctcccaggagaccttatagcagccttccagtccctaaaggggaaaagctggggagggactctggatcaggaagtGTAACCACaggatgagggataacagtttcatactgaaagagggtagatttagattgggtattaggaagaagttcttcactgtgggggtggtgacgcactggaaccggttgcccagagaagctgtggctgccccatccctggaggggttcaaggccaggctggatgaggcttggagcaacctgggctggtgggaggtgtccctgcccagggcagggaggttggaactaggtgatctttaaggtcccttccaacccgaaccatcccATGATGAGTTTAGATCAGGAGTGGGCTGTTTGTCAGTCGCTTAGCTGCAGTCTTTTGATTTCCCTGCAAAACCTCTGCCTGCCTGAGTGaccctggtgtccctgtcccccaggtgCTCTGTCTGGCTGTGGCTGTTGGTCATGTGAAGATGACAGAGGACGAACTTGTCTACAACATCCACCTGGCCATCAACTTCCTGGTGTCCTTGCTGAAGAAGAACTGGCAGAACGTGCGTGCTCTGTATATCAAGAGCACCATGGGGAAGCCCCAGCGCCTGTACTAACCAGGCAGCAATAAACTTTTAGGACAACCTACAGCTGTGTTTGCTTTGTGTTCCTCCAGAGCTGCTTTGGAAGGGTTTGTTAAAGAGCTGCTCACTTCTTAGCAGCAAGAAAGGCCTTGAATGCTGGAGTGAGCTGATAGTAATGTGAATTCAAGTAGAATGTCAGACTCTATGAAGAGAATTTGAGGGAAGGAGCCTCAATTCTGCGTtaagagcaggggaaggagggggaagagctcCACTCACATCCTCAACAGGCAAGACCAAGGTGGTTCCCTCAGGTGAGGGTGTGCAGTGCAGCTCAGCGCTTGCGCTGAAGCCCCGAGATCCCCCAGCTCACCCACAGAAGGGACCCTTACCTTGTGCCGCGGTCCCCAGAGCCatcccacaagcagagctctgcctgtcccagcAGCCTCCTTGCTCTAGGGgagtgggctggggggaggaacTTAATTTATAGGTTTCTGCTGCCCCCACACCAACCAATGACTGGTGCCACAGGgtcctgcccagcagcagctcatGAGGAGTTGATGGGGGTCTTCCAGCTGGTCCCAGTTACCTGGAGgagccggggtgctggggggttgAGGTGGAGCTCAGAGGGGGAGTTGGGGCCAAGGTAAAGAGTTTTCTATCCCCCTCTGCTTCCCTCTGAGCTAGTCCCTGTCCAACTCCGTGTTCTGGGCTAAAAATGAGATACATTGCATCTAATTAacgtatataaataaatacattgtgtAATGACTGGTGAGCTTATGGAAGTGTAGCGGATTTAagcttctggggggaaaaaaaacccctatgccCTTGAAAAGAGCTTGTCTTAGCATCCGAGGGAACAGAACAATGAAAATAGCTTTGGATCCTGCTGTTAGGAACCTTTAAATAAGCGTCAGAGCCAGTTTCTGAAAGATCAACACAACaccaagaaattccatttaataattaaaaaaagacaatacaaaatgcaaacatttcttttttacaaaGTTCAGAtacgtttctttttttcttttaatcaagtGCAAATAACTTCATGAACTACATCTTTCTCATTACTTTAATCATTTTTTGCTGGAGATGGTAAATCGTGGCCCGCTGCAAAAGGCAGATATAAATAttccaacatgaaaaaaaaaaaaaaaaccaaaaacaacaaaccaaaaaaaccaacaacccttATTTATGTTCACCGCGTCGAAACATTCAATACATCCGAGGGGGCTGATGATGCCATTTTCAGCCTTTCAAACCTTTTCTGGGTCATGGATGAGGGTGAAGAGAGGGACGGAACCGCAGTGGGGTGGTTCTGGTGGCCCCGGggactttttttggggggggagtttATTTGAGATATTagggaaaaagagggggaggagacGTTACCAGGTGTCTTTGGCCATCACAGGAGGACGTGCTGCCCTTCTAAAAGTGCTCGTGGGGAGCGGAGGTGGTCGCTGCAGTGACAATGGTGGCACCCAGGACACCCCGAGGCTCCGGGAGCCCCAGTCCCAGCAGGGTCAGAGCGACGGCAACCCCCTCTCCGTTAAATCACAAAGAATTAATCAACTCTGGGAGCACGAGCGGCTGCATCACACCGGGGCCACCGCCATGGGGTTAGTCGTTCCCggggtgtttttatttttgtcgtcgttttttttttttaatcttctttttttttttccttctaaatacgAAAGACCCTCTCAACGGTCACTGCTCCACTGCGACTGCcccacagcaataaaaaaaaaaacaaaaaacaaaacaaaacccaaaaaacccacccttccAAATCCCTACAACAGCTTTTGTGCATCAAAGCAGCTGCTTTCAGACACCAAGCAAGCGACAAACAGCTTCAGCCCACAGATGTGGAGCTTCCAAACAGGCTGGGAGCCGGGCGGCAGGAGGGGTAAATCCACAGCTGGGATCAATCAGGAGAGACTTTTCCAACCGACGCATCTCGGGGACAAACCTCAGCCCCTTTTTTGCCAGCGCTCGCCCAGTCCGCAGCCCCTAATGGAGCCCAGATCAAGCTCTcggggagatggagatggaggagggaAAACATGGGCGAGCAGCTGCCGCCTGGTTTCGGCAAGGATTgacgccggggcgggggggacatgCAGAGCAATAAATAATTGGTTCATTAAGAGCAGGGCTCGCCCTAGATGTGGTCGAAGGGACAGCGAGAGACAAGCGGGGATGGGACCTGCCAACAGGAAAGCTGTAGGCAAGTCGACCACATTTAGTCCTGGCAGCTCTTTGagaggatgaagatggggatgaaGGCGCGGGGAGGC is part of the Larus michahellis chromosome 21, bLarMic1.1, whole genome shotgun sequence genome and encodes:
- the RPL10A gene encoding large ribosomal subunit protein uL1, coding for MSSKVSRDTLYEAVKEVLQGSKVKKRKFVETVELQISLKNYDPQKDKRFSGTVRLKSTPRPKFSVCLLGDQQHCDEAKAVDIPHMDIEALKKLNKNKKLVKKLAKKYDAFLASESLIKQIPRILGPGLNKAGKFPSLLTHNENLVAKVDEVKSTIKFQMKKVLCLAVAVGHVKMTEDELVYNIHLAINFLVSLLKKNWQNVRALYIKSTMGKPQRLY